From the Kogia breviceps isolate mKogBre1 chromosome 15, mKogBre1 haplotype 1, whole genome shotgun sequence genome, one window contains:
- the RILPL2 gene encoding RILP-like protein 2 isoform X4 encodes MEEPPLREEEEEEGDEAGPEGALGKSPFQLTAEDVYDISYVMGRELMALGSDPRVTQLQFKIVRVLEMLETLVNEGSLTVEELRMERDNLRKEVEGLRREGSAAAREELRDVLQERNKLKSQLLVVQEELQCYKSGLIPAREGPGGRRKKDALVTRASDASSNKEEKTIIRKLFSFRSGKQT; translated from the exons ATGGAGGAGCCCCCTTTgcgagaggaggaagaggaggagggggacgaGGCTGGGCCCGAGGGGGCCCTGGGCAAGAGCCCGTTCCAGCTGACCGCCGAGGACGTGTATGACATCTCCTACGTGATGGGCCGCGAGCTGATGGCCCTGGGCAGCGACCCCCGGGTGACACAGCTGCAGTTCAAGATCGTCCGCGTCCTGGAGATGCTGGAGACGCTGGTGAATGAGGGCAGCCTGACGGTGGAGGAGCTAAGAATGGAGCGGGACAACCTCcggaaggaggtggaggggctGCGGAGAGAGGGCTCGGCGGCCGCCAGGGAG GAGCTGAGAGACGTGCTGCAGGAACGCAACAAACTCAAGTCGCAGCTGCTGGTGGTGCAGGAAGAGCTGCAGTGCTATAAGAG TGGCCTGATCCCAGCAAGAGAAGGcccaggaggaagaagaaaaaaagatgctcTGGTTACCAGGGCCAGCGATGCCAGCAGTAACAAAGAGGAGAAGACAATCATAAGGAAGCT GTTCTCTTTCCGATCAGGGAAGCAGACATAG
- the RILPL2 gene encoding RILP-like protein 2 isoform X3 — MEEPPLREEEEEEGDEAGPEGALGKSPFQLTAEDVYDISYVMGRELMALGSDPRVTQLQFKIVRVLEMLETLVNEGSLTVEELRMERDNLRKEVEGLRREGSAAAREVNLGPDKMVVDLTDPNRPRFTLQELRDVLQERNKLKSQLLVVQEELQCYKSGLIPAREGPGGRRKKDALVTRASDASSNKEEKTIIRKLFSFRSGKQT; from the exons ATGGAGGAGCCCCCTTTgcgagaggaggaagaggaggagggggacgaGGCTGGGCCCGAGGGGGCCCTGGGCAAGAGCCCGTTCCAGCTGACCGCCGAGGACGTGTATGACATCTCCTACGTGATGGGCCGCGAGCTGATGGCCCTGGGCAGCGACCCCCGGGTGACACAGCTGCAGTTCAAGATCGTCCGCGTCCTGGAGATGCTGGAGACGCTGGTGAATGAGGGCAGCCTGACGGTGGAGGAGCTAAGAATGGAGCGGGACAACCTCcggaaggaggtggaggggctGCGGAGAGAGGGCTCGGCGGCCGCCAGGGAG GTGAACCTGGGACCAGACAAAATGGTGGTTGACCTGACAGATCCCAACCGACCACGCTTTACTCTACAGGAGCTGAGAGACGTGCTGCAGGAACGCAACAAACTCAAGTCGCAGCTGCTGGTGGTGCAGGAAGAGCTGCAGTGCTATAAGAG TGGCCTGATCCCAGCAAGAGAAGGcccaggaggaagaagaaaaaaagatgctcTGGTTACCAGGGCCAGCGATGCCAGCAGTAACAAAGAGGAGAAGACAATCATAAGGAAGCT GTTCTCTTTCCGATCAGGGAAGCAGACATAG
- the RILPL2 gene encoding RILP-like protein 2 isoform X1, with translation MEEPPLREEEEEEGDEAGPEGALGKSPFQLTAEDVYDISYVMGRELMALGSDPRVTQLQFKIVRVLEMLETLVNEGSLTVEELRMERDNLRKEVEGLRREGSAAAREVNLGPDKMVVDLTDPNRPRFTLQELRDVLQERNKLKSQLLVVQEELQCYKSGLIPAREGPGGRRKKDALVTRASDASSNKEEKTIIRKLAGASHWLSPAGSQRTRELVEIPHRAQPPGAAREGRGCFCRGKQPIECVST, from the exons ATGGAGGAGCCCCCTTTgcgagaggaggaagaggaggagggggacgaGGCTGGGCCCGAGGGGGCCCTGGGCAAGAGCCCGTTCCAGCTGACCGCCGAGGACGTGTATGACATCTCCTACGTGATGGGCCGCGAGCTGATGGCCCTGGGCAGCGACCCCCGGGTGACACAGCTGCAGTTCAAGATCGTCCGCGTCCTGGAGATGCTGGAGACGCTGGTGAATGAGGGCAGCCTGACGGTGGAGGAGCTAAGAATGGAGCGGGACAACCTCcggaaggaggtggaggggctGCGGAGAGAGGGCTCGGCGGCCGCCAGGGAG GTGAACCTGGGACCAGACAAAATGGTGGTTGACCTGACAGATCCCAACCGACCACGCTTTACTCTACAGGAGCTGAGAGACGTGCTGCAGGAACGCAACAAACTCAAGTCGCAGCTGCTGGTGGTGCAGGAAGAGCTGCAGTGCTATAAGAG TGGCCTGATCCCAGCAAGAGAAGGcccaggaggaagaagaaaaaaagatgctcTGGTTACCAGGGCCAGCGATGCCAGCAGTAACAAAGAGGAGAAGACAATCATAAGGAAGCT tGCAGGTGCTTCCCATTGGCTGAGCCCAGCTGGAAGCCAGAGGACAAGGGAGCTTGTTGAGATCCCCCACAGAGCTCAGCCTCCTGGAGCCGCtagagaagggaggggatgctTCTGCAGAGGCAAACAGCCCATAGAGTGCGTGTCTACTTAG
- the SNRNP35 gene encoding U11/U12 small nuclear ribonucleoprotein 35 kDa protein yields the protein MNDWMPIAKEYDPLKAGSIDGTDEDPHDRAVWRAMLARYAPNKGVTGDPLLTLFVARLNLQTKEEKLKEVFSRYGDIRRLRLVRDLVTGFSKGYAFIEYKEERSLLKAYRDADGLVIDQHEIFVDYELERTLKGWIPRRLGGGLGGKKESGQLRFGGRDRPFRKPINLPVVKNDQFREGKRERRERSRSRERHWDSRMRDRDHDRGREKRWQEKESTRVWPEGDWDRGRDFRDDRVKGREKGDRSK from the coding sequence ATGAACGATTGGATGCCCATCGCCAAGGAGTATGACCCGCTTAAAGCTGGCAGCATTGATGGCACCGACGAGGACCCACATGATCGAGCTGTCTGGAGGGCGATGCTGGCACGATATGCCCCCAACAAGGGCGTCACAGGAGACCCCCTCCTCACCCTGTTTGTGGCGAGACTAAACCTGCAGACCAAAGAGGAGAAGTTAAAGGAAGTATTTTCCCGCTATGGGGACATCCGGCGGCTTCGGCTGGTGAGGGACTTGGTCACGGGCTTTTCGAAGGGCTATGCCTTCATTGAGTACAAAGAGGAGCGTTCTCTGCTCAAAGCTTACCGGGACGCCGATGGCCTGGTTATTGACCAACACGAGATATTTGTGGACTATGAACTGGAAAGGACTCTCAAAGGGTGGATTCCTCGGCGACTTGGAGGAGGCCTGGGGGGGAAAAAGGAATCGGGGCAGCTGAGATTTGGGGGGCGGGATCGGCCTTTCCGAAAACCCATTAACCTGCCCGTTGTTAAAAACGACCAGTTtcgagagggaaagagggagagaagggagcgATCTCGATCGCGAGAGAGACACTGGGACTCCAGGATGAGGGATCGGGACCATGACAGGGGCCGGGAGAAGAGGTGGCAGGAAAAAGAATCAACCAGGGTGTGGCCAGAAGGTGACTGGGACAGAGGAAGGGACTTCAGAGATGACAGGGtcaaggggagggagaagggggacaGAAGTAAGTAG
- the RILPL2 gene encoding RILP-like protein 2 isoform X2, whose amino-acid sequence MEEPPLREEEEEEGDEAGPEGALGKSPFQLTAEDVYDISYVMGRELMALGSDPRVTQLQFKIVRVLEMLETLVNEGSLTVEELRMERDNLRKEVEGLRREGSAAAREELRDVLQERNKLKSQLLVVQEELQCYKSGLIPAREGPGGRRKKDALVTRASDASSNKEEKTIIRKLAGASHWLSPAGSQRTRELVEIPHRAQPPGAAREGRGCFCRGKQPIECVST is encoded by the exons ATGGAGGAGCCCCCTTTgcgagaggaggaagaggaggagggggacgaGGCTGGGCCCGAGGGGGCCCTGGGCAAGAGCCCGTTCCAGCTGACCGCCGAGGACGTGTATGACATCTCCTACGTGATGGGCCGCGAGCTGATGGCCCTGGGCAGCGACCCCCGGGTGACACAGCTGCAGTTCAAGATCGTCCGCGTCCTGGAGATGCTGGAGACGCTGGTGAATGAGGGCAGCCTGACGGTGGAGGAGCTAAGAATGGAGCGGGACAACCTCcggaaggaggtggaggggctGCGGAGAGAGGGCTCGGCGGCCGCCAGGGAG GAGCTGAGAGACGTGCTGCAGGAACGCAACAAACTCAAGTCGCAGCTGCTGGTGGTGCAGGAAGAGCTGCAGTGCTATAAGAG TGGCCTGATCCCAGCAAGAGAAGGcccaggaggaagaagaaaaaaagatgctcTGGTTACCAGGGCCAGCGATGCCAGCAGTAACAAAGAGGAGAAGACAATCATAAGGAAGCT tGCAGGTGCTTCCCATTGGCTGAGCCCAGCTGGAAGCCAGAGGACAAGGGAGCTTGTTGAGATCCCCCACAGAGCTCAGCCTCCTGGAGCCGCtagagaagggaggggatgctTCTGCAGAGGCAAACAGCCCATAGAGTGCGTGTCTACTTAG